One Niabella beijingensis DNA window includes the following coding sequences:
- the rpmI gene encoding 50S ribosomal protein L35, giving the protein MPKVKTNSSAKKRFKVTATGKIIHQKSFKRHILTKKSTKRKRGMRIDGVVAKSNMNFVQRLLRLK; this is encoded by the coding sequence ATGCCTAAAGTAAAGACAAATTCCAGTGCTAAAAAACGTTTTAAAGTAACTGCAACTGGTAAAATCATCCATCAAAAGAGTTTTAAACGTCACATTCTGACCAAAAAATCAACCAAACGCAAACGCGGTATGCGTATTGACGGTGTTGTTGCAAAATCCAATATGAATTTTGTACAGCGCTTATTGCGTTTGAAATA